The following are encoded in a window of Strix aluco isolate bStrAlu1 chromosome 15, bStrAlu1.hap1, whole genome shotgun sequence genomic DNA:
- the SUN1 gene encoding SUN domain-containing protein 1 isoform X11, giving the protein MDFSRLHTYTPPQCLPENTGYTYALSSSYSSSALDFETENKIDPVFDSPRMSRRSLRLAAAGFNKSDDARNDRDSSYAGNTSFREQSSKLMKQCKSMNKQSGSVRHVPRKNLSSSSIFSQSSFNSHASDASMVSTVLDESLIREQTEVDHFWGLDDEGDPKGSGTTVMQVNGDIATAETQTTMINGYTCSDCSMLSERKEVLTAYSPSHVPSSRIYSRDRSQKHTSRGTYFYTSKILRLVKHATASFASLLVQLFQMVLLKLGYEFKAHSDYCGSMNVKEFYREDSHLGENEESICYFMLHVLRTVGATGWLVSQKVLSLLWLAILSPGRGASGMFRLLRTGWYQLVTLMSLLKVFLLRRCLPKIYKLLLFLIPLLFLLGIWFWGFDGFISLLPSLNLTRIDRIQRTDNSIRVPEPQADSFHSVQPPKDTINIFDSGRINELEKQMAFVSDRCHHHDEAYSKVMLLLRNLQDQVAQMSDKSEIVKLIKNVMGQHLKDMKLEEKPDFLTLHQEHELRILTLENVLAKLSAESKDIQKEFDIAKAKTIRDDDEHNQLLSKVKKLELELSQMKSELLTEESVKTSCEKIDVIHEKVDAQVKESVKLMLFGDQQEDFPESLLQWLTSNFVSKSDLQTLLQDLELQILKNITLHMSVTNQKLTSEVVTNAVANAGISGITEAQAQIIVNNALKLYSQDKIGMVDFALESGGGSILSTRCSETYETKTALISLFGIPLWYFSQSPRVVIQPDMYPGNCWAFKGSQGYLVVRLSMKIYPTAFTVEHIPKTLSPTGNITSAPRNFSVYGLDDEYQEEGKLLGQYIYDQGGEPLQMFPLMEKSENAFQIVELRIFSNWGHAEYTCLYRFRVHGKPAE; this is encoded by the exons ATGGACTTTTCACGTCTACACACGTACACTCCTCCCCAATGTCTGCCAGAGAACACTGGCTATACATATGCACTCAG TTCGAGTTATTCTTCGTCTGCTTTGGATTTtgagactgaaaataaaatagatcCAGTATTTGATTCACCAAGAATGTCACGGCGTAGTTTACGGTTAGCTGCTGCAGGATTTAATAAATCAGATGATGCACGAAATGATCGTGACAGCTCTTATGCTGGAAACACGTCCTTCAGAGAACAGTCTTCTAA GTTGATGAAGCAATGTAAAAGTATGAATAAACAATCTGGCAGTGTGAGACACGTGCCAAGGAAAAATCTATCCAGCTCTTCCATTTTTAGCCAAAGCAGTTTCAATAGCCATGCCAGTGATGCATCAATGGTATCCACTGTATTAGATGAATCTTTGATTCGGGAGCAGACAGAAGTTGATCATTTCTGGG gtctTGATGATGAAGGCGACCCTAAAG GTAGTGGTACTACAGTGATGCAGGTAAATGGTGACATAGCAACAGCAGAAACACAGACCACGATGATCAATGGCTACACTTGCAGTGACTGCAGCATGCTTTCTGAACGGAAGGAGGTTCTTACAGCATACTCACCTTCTCATGTGCCATCTTCTAGAATTTACTCTAGGGATAGGAGCCAGAAACATACATCTA GAGGAACCTATTTCTACACGAGTAAGATTCTGCGATTGGTCAAACATGCTACAGCATCTTTTGCATCACTATTAGTGCAACTATTTCAAATGGTTTTGCTGAAGCTGGGTTATGAATTTAAAG CTCACTCAGACTACTGTGGAAGCATGAACGTAAAGGAGTTTTACAGAGAAGATAGCCATCTTGGTGAAAATGAGGAGTCAATAT GTTACTTTATGCTTCATGTGTTGCGAACAGTGGGAGCAACGGGATGGCTTGTGTCTCAGAAGGTGTTGTCTCTACTTTGGCTGGCCATTCTTTCTCCAG GGAGAGGAGCTTCGGGCATGTTCAGGTTGCTTAGAACTGGGTGGTATCAACTTGTTACTCTGATGTCTTTGCTCAAGGTGTTTCTTTTAAGAAG ATGCCTTCCAAAGATCTACAAGTTGTTGCTGTTTCTTATCCCACTCCTGTTTCTACTAG GTATATGGTTCTGGGGGTTTGATGGCTTCATTTCATTATTACCTTCGTTGAACTTAACAAGAATTGATAGGATACAGAGAACAGATAACTCTATTCGTGTTCCTGAACCACAGGCTGATTCTTTTCACTCTGTGCAACCCCCAAAG GATACCATAAATATCTTTGATTCTGGTCGTATAAATGAGCTGGAAAAGCAAATGGCCTTCGTGTCTGACAGATGCCATCACCATGATGAAGCATATAGCAAAGTGATGCTGCTACTCCGTAATCTTcaagatcaggttgcccagatgAGTGACAAAAGTGAAATAGTGAAGCTAATAAAAAATGTGATGGGTCAACACCTTAAAGATATGAAACTGGAGGAAAAG CCTGACTTCCTGACTTTACATCAGGAACATGAGTTGCGCATCCTGACACTGGAAAACGTCCTTGCGAAGCTCTCTGCTGAATCGAAG GACATCCAGAAGGAGTTTGACATAGCTAAAGCAAAAACAATAAG AGATGATGATGAACATAATCAACTTTTGTCCAAAGTTAAAAAGCTAGAACTAGAGTTGTCTCAGATGAAATCGGAGCTGTTAACTGAGGAAAGCGTGAAGACAAGTTGCGAGAAAATAGATGTCATTCATGAAAAA GTGGATGCCCAAGTCAAAGAATCTGTCAAGCTCATGCTTTTTGGTGATCAACAAGAAGACTTTCCTGAATCGCTTCTCCAATGGCTTACATCCAATTTTGTGAGCAAAAGTGATCTGCAGACTCTGCTGCAGGATCTAGAGTTGCAGATCCTCAAGAATATTACTCTCCATATGTCTGTTACAAACCAAAAACTAACATCTGAAGTAGTGACAAATGCTGTGGCTAATGCAGGGATTTCTGGAATCACAGAAGCG CAAGCACAGATTATTGTAAACAATGCACTGAAACTCTACTCTCAAGACAAGATCGGTATGGTGGATTTTGCCTTGGAATCTGGAG GTGGCAGCATTCTGAGTACTCGCTGTTCTGAAACTTATGAGACCAAAACAGCATTAATTAGCCTCTTCGGAATTCCTCTGTGGTACTTCTCTCAGTCTCCCAGAGTGGTGATTCAG CCGGACATGTATCCAGGAAACTGCTGGGCTTTCAAAGGATCACAGGGATATCTTGTAGTTAGACTTTCCATGAAGATCTATCCAACCGCCTTTACAGTGGAACATATACCAAAAACACTCTCACCAACAGGAAATATCACCAGTGCTCCTAGGAACTTCTCAGTATAT GGTCTAGATGATGAATATCAAGAAGAAGGCAAGCTTCTAGGACAGTATATCTATGATCAAGGAGGAGAACCACTGCAGATGTTTCCATTGATG gaGAAAAGTGAAAACGCATTCCAAATAGTGGAACTGAGAATTTTTTCTAACTGGGGACATGCAGAATATACATGCCTTTATCGGTTCAGAGTGCACGGGAAACCTGCCGAATAA
- the SUN1 gene encoding SUN domain-containing protein 1 isoform X3 — protein MCFCLRLCKLEGLLWRILELGFSAKQSWCSSYSSSALDFETENKIDPVFDSPRMSRRSLRLAAAGFNKSDDARNDRDSSYAGNTSFREQSSKLMKQCKSMNKQSGSVRHVPRKNLSSSSIFSQSSFNSHASDASMVSTVLDESLIREQTEVDHFWGLDDEGDPKGSGTTVMQVNGDIATAETQTTMINGYTCSDCSMLSERKEVLTAYSPSHVPSSRIYSRDRSQKHTSRGTYFYTSKILRLVKHATASFASLLVQLFQMVLLKLGYEFKAHSDYCGSMNVKEFYREDSHLGENEESICDDCKGKKHLEIYTTDHMQSSWAKRVARTIWHTFSYAVGATGWLVSQKVLSLLWLAILSPGRGASGMFRLLRTGWYQLVTLMSLLKVFLLRRCLPKIYKLLLFLIPLLFLLGIWFWGFDGFISLLPSLNLTRIDRIQRTDNSIRVPEPQADSFHSVQPPKDTINIFDSGRINELEKQMAFVSDRCHHHDEAYSKVMLLLRNLQDQVAQMSDKSEIVKLIKNVMGQHLKDMKLEEKPDFLTLHQEHELRILTLENVLAKLSAESKDIQKEFDIAKAKTIRDDDEHNQLLSKVKKLELELSQMKSELLTEESVKTSCEKIDVIHEKVDAQVKESVKLMLFGDQQEDFPESLLQWLTSNFVSKSDLQTLLQDLELQILKNITLHMSVTNQKLTSEVVTNAVANAGISGITEAQAQIIVNNALKLYSQDKIGMVDFALESGGGSILSTRCSETYETKTALISLFGIPLWYFSQSPRVVIQPDMYPGNCWAFKGSQGYLVVRLSMKIYPTAFTVEHIPKTLSPTGNITSAPRNFSVYGLDDEYQEEGKLLGQYIYDQGGEPLQMFPLMEKSENAFQIVELRIFSNWGHAEYTCLYRFRVHGKPAE, from the exons ATGTGCTTCTGTCTTCGTCTTTGTAAGCTAGAAGGCCTGTTGTGGAGGATCCTGGAACTTGGATTCTCAGCAAAACAAAGTTGGTG TTCGAGTTATTCTTCGTCTGCTTTGGATTTtgagactgaaaataaaatagatcCAGTATTTGATTCACCAAGAATGTCACGGCGTAGTTTACGGTTAGCTGCTGCAGGATTTAATAAATCAGATGATGCACGAAATGATCGTGACAGCTCTTATGCTGGAAACACGTCCTTCAGAGAACAGTCTTCTAA GTTGATGAAGCAATGTAAAAGTATGAATAAACAATCTGGCAGTGTGAGACACGTGCCAAGGAAAAATCTATCCAGCTCTTCCATTTTTAGCCAAAGCAGTTTCAATAGCCATGCCAGTGATGCATCAATGGTATCCACTGTATTAGATGAATCTTTGATTCGGGAGCAGACAGAAGTTGATCATTTCTGGG gtctTGATGATGAAGGCGACCCTAAAG GTAGTGGTACTACAGTGATGCAGGTAAATGGTGACATAGCAACAGCAGAAACACAGACCACGATGATCAATGGCTACACTTGCAGTGACTGCAGCATGCTTTCTGAACGGAAGGAGGTTCTTACAGCATACTCACCTTCTCATGTGCCATCTTCTAGAATTTACTCTAGGGATAGGAGCCAGAAACATACATCTA GAGGAACCTATTTCTACACGAGTAAGATTCTGCGATTGGTCAAACATGCTACAGCATCTTTTGCATCACTATTAGTGCAACTATTTCAAATGGTTTTGCTGAAGCTGGGTTATGAATTTAAAG CTCACTCAGACTACTGTGGAAGCATGAACGTAAAGGAGTTTTACAGAGAAGATAGCCATCTTGGTGAAAATGAGGAGTCAATAT GTGATGACTGTAAGGGGAAGAAACATCTTGAAATATACACCACAGACCACATGCAATCCTCATGGGCTAAAAGGGTAGCAAGGACCATTTGGCACACCTTTTCTTATGCAG TGGGAGCAACGGGATGGCTTGTGTCTCAGAAGGTGTTGTCTCTACTTTGGCTGGCCATTCTTTCTCCAG GGAGAGGAGCTTCGGGCATGTTCAGGTTGCTTAGAACTGGGTGGTATCAACTTGTTACTCTGATGTCTTTGCTCAAGGTGTTTCTTTTAAGAAG ATGCCTTCCAAAGATCTACAAGTTGTTGCTGTTTCTTATCCCACTCCTGTTTCTACTAG GTATATGGTTCTGGGGGTTTGATGGCTTCATTTCATTATTACCTTCGTTGAACTTAACAAGAATTGATAGGATACAGAGAACAGATAACTCTATTCGTGTTCCTGAACCACAGGCTGATTCTTTTCACTCTGTGCAACCCCCAAAG GATACCATAAATATCTTTGATTCTGGTCGTATAAATGAGCTGGAAAAGCAAATGGCCTTCGTGTCTGACAGATGCCATCACCATGATGAAGCATATAGCAAAGTGATGCTGCTACTCCGTAATCTTcaagatcaggttgcccagatgAGTGACAAAAGTGAAATAGTGAAGCTAATAAAAAATGTGATGGGTCAACACCTTAAAGATATGAAACTGGAGGAAAAG CCTGACTTCCTGACTTTACATCAGGAACATGAGTTGCGCATCCTGACACTGGAAAACGTCCTTGCGAAGCTCTCTGCTGAATCGAAG GACATCCAGAAGGAGTTTGACATAGCTAAAGCAAAAACAATAAG AGATGATGATGAACATAATCAACTTTTGTCCAAAGTTAAAAAGCTAGAACTAGAGTTGTCTCAGATGAAATCGGAGCTGTTAACTGAGGAAAGCGTGAAGACAAGTTGCGAGAAAATAGATGTCATTCATGAAAAA GTGGATGCCCAAGTCAAAGAATCTGTCAAGCTCATGCTTTTTGGTGATCAACAAGAAGACTTTCCTGAATCGCTTCTCCAATGGCTTACATCCAATTTTGTGAGCAAAAGTGATCTGCAGACTCTGCTGCAGGATCTAGAGTTGCAGATCCTCAAGAATATTACTCTCCATATGTCTGTTACAAACCAAAAACTAACATCTGAAGTAGTGACAAATGCTGTGGCTAATGCAGGGATTTCTGGAATCACAGAAGCG CAAGCACAGATTATTGTAAACAATGCACTGAAACTCTACTCTCAAGACAAGATCGGTATGGTGGATTTTGCCTTGGAATCTGGAG GTGGCAGCATTCTGAGTACTCGCTGTTCTGAAACTTATGAGACCAAAACAGCATTAATTAGCCTCTTCGGAATTCCTCTGTGGTACTTCTCTCAGTCTCCCAGAGTGGTGATTCAG CCGGACATGTATCCAGGAAACTGCTGGGCTTTCAAAGGATCACAGGGATATCTTGTAGTTAGACTTTCCATGAAGATCTATCCAACCGCCTTTACAGTGGAACATATACCAAAAACACTCTCACCAACAGGAAATATCACCAGTGCTCCTAGGAACTTCTCAGTATAT GGTCTAGATGATGAATATCAAGAAGAAGGCAAGCTTCTAGGACAGTATATCTATGATCAAGGAGGAGAACCACTGCAGATGTTTCCATTGATG gaGAAAAGTGAAAACGCATTCCAAATAGTGGAACTGAGAATTTTTTCTAACTGGGGACATGCAGAATATACATGCCTTTATCGGTTCAGAGTGCACGGGAAACCTGCCGAATAA
- the SUN1 gene encoding SUN domain-containing protein 1 isoform X1, with product MCFCLRLCKLEGLLWRILELGFSAKQSWCSSYSSSALDFETENKIDPVFDSPRMSRRSLRLAAAGFNKSDDARNDRDSSYAGNTSFREQSSKLMKQCKSMNKQSGSVRHVPRKNLSSSSIFSQSSFNSHASDASMVSTVLDESLIREQTEVDHFWGLDDEGDPKGSGTTVMQVNGDIATAETQTTMINGYTCSDCSMLSERKEVLTAYSPSHVPSSRIYSRDRSQKHTSRGTYFYTSKILRLVKHATASFASLLVQLFQMVLLKLGYEFKAHSDYCGSMNVKEFYREDSHLGENEESICDDCKGKKHLEIYTTDHMQSSWAKRVARTIWHTFSYAGYFMLHVLRTVGATGWLVSQKVLSLLWLAILSPGRGASGMFRLLRTGWYQLVTLMSLLKVFLLRRCLPKIYKLLLFLIPLLFLLGIWFWGFDGFISLLPSLNLTRIDRIQRTDNSIRVPEPQADSFHSVQPPKDTINIFDSGRINELEKQMAFVSDRCHHHDEAYSKVMLLLRNLQDQVAQMSDKSEIVKLIKNVMGQHLKDMKLEEKPDFLTLHQEHELRILTLENVLAKLSAESKDIQKEFDIAKAKTIRDDDEHNQLLSKVKKLELELSQMKSELLTEESVKTSCEKIDVIHEKVDAQVKESVKLMLFGDQQEDFPESLLQWLTSNFVSKSDLQTLLQDLELQILKNITLHMSVTNQKLTSEVVTNAVANAGISGITEAQAQIIVNNALKLYSQDKIGMVDFALESGGGSILSTRCSETYETKTALISLFGIPLWYFSQSPRVVIQPDMYPGNCWAFKGSQGYLVVRLSMKIYPTAFTVEHIPKTLSPTGNITSAPRNFSVYGLDDEYQEEGKLLGQYIYDQGGEPLQMFPLMEKSENAFQIVELRIFSNWGHAEYTCLYRFRVHGKPAE from the exons ATGTGCTTCTGTCTTCGTCTTTGTAAGCTAGAAGGCCTGTTGTGGAGGATCCTGGAACTTGGATTCTCAGCAAAACAAAGTTGGTG TTCGAGTTATTCTTCGTCTGCTTTGGATTTtgagactgaaaataaaatagatcCAGTATTTGATTCACCAAGAATGTCACGGCGTAGTTTACGGTTAGCTGCTGCAGGATTTAATAAATCAGATGATGCACGAAATGATCGTGACAGCTCTTATGCTGGAAACACGTCCTTCAGAGAACAGTCTTCTAA GTTGATGAAGCAATGTAAAAGTATGAATAAACAATCTGGCAGTGTGAGACACGTGCCAAGGAAAAATCTATCCAGCTCTTCCATTTTTAGCCAAAGCAGTTTCAATAGCCATGCCAGTGATGCATCAATGGTATCCACTGTATTAGATGAATCTTTGATTCGGGAGCAGACAGAAGTTGATCATTTCTGGG gtctTGATGATGAAGGCGACCCTAAAG GTAGTGGTACTACAGTGATGCAGGTAAATGGTGACATAGCAACAGCAGAAACACAGACCACGATGATCAATGGCTACACTTGCAGTGACTGCAGCATGCTTTCTGAACGGAAGGAGGTTCTTACAGCATACTCACCTTCTCATGTGCCATCTTCTAGAATTTACTCTAGGGATAGGAGCCAGAAACATACATCTA GAGGAACCTATTTCTACACGAGTAAGATTCTGCGATTGGTCAAACATGCTACAGCATCTTTTGCATCACTATTAGTGCAACTATTTCAAATGGTTTTGCTGAAGCTGGGTTATGAATTTAAAG CTCACTCAGACTACTGTGGAAGCATGAACGTAAAGGAGTTTTACAGAGAAGATAGCCATCTTGGTGAAAATGAGGAGTCAATAT GTGATGACTGTAAGGGGAAGAAACATCTTGAAATATACACCACAGACCACATGCAATCCTCATGGGCTAAAAGGGTAGCAAGGACCATTTGGCACACCTTTTCTTATGCAG GTTACTTTATGCTTCATGTGTTGCGAACAGTGGGAGCAACGGGATGGCTTGTGTCTCAGAAGGTGTTGTCTCTACTTTGGCTGGCCATTCTTTCTCCAG GGAGAGGAGCTTCGGGCATGTTCAGGTTGCTTAGAACTGGGTGGTATCAACTTGTTACTCTGATGTCTTTGCTCAAGGTGTTTCTTTTAAGAAG ATGCCTTCCAAAGATCTACAAGTTGTTGCTGTTTCTTATCCCACTCCTGTTTCTACTAG GTATATGGTTCTGGGGGTTTGATGGCTTCATTTCATTATTACCTTCGTTGAACTTAACAAGAATTGATAGGATACAGAGAACAGATAACTCTATTCGTGTTCCTGAACCACAGGCTGATTCTTTTCACTCTGTGCAACCCCCAAAG GATACCATAAATATCTTTGATTCTGGTCGTATAAATGAGCTGGAAAAGCAAATGGCCTTCGTGTCTGACAGATGCCATCACCATGATGAAGCATATAGCAAAGTGATGCTGCTACTCCGTAATCTTcaagatcaggttgcccagatgAGTGACAAAAGTGAAATAGTGAAGCTAATAAAAAATGTGATGGGTCAACACCTTAAAGATATGAAACTGGAGGAAAAG CCTGACTTCCTGACTTTACATCAGGAACATGAGTTGCGCATCCTGACACTGGAAAACGTCCTTGCGAAGCTCTCTGCTGAATCGAAG GACATCCAGAAGGAGTTTGACATAGCTAAAGCAAAAACAATAAG AGATGATGATGAACATAATCAACTTTTGTCCAAAGTTAAAAAGCTAGAACTAGAGTTGTCTCAGATGAAATCGGAGCTGTTAACTGAGGAAAGCGTGAAGACAAGTTGCGAGAAAATAGATGTCATTCATGAAAAA GTGGATGCCCAAGTCAAAGAATCTGTCAAGCTCATGCTTTTTGGTGATCAACAAGAAGACTTTCCTGAATCGCTTCTCCAATGGCTTACATCCAATTTTGTGAGCAAAAGTGATCTGCAGACTCTGCTGCAGGATCTAGAGTTGCAGATCCTCAAGAATATTACTCTCCATATGTCTGTTACAAACCAAAAACTAACATCTGAAGTAGTGACAAATGCTGTGGCTAATGCAGGGATTTCTGGAATCACAGAAGCG CAAGCACAGATTATTGTAAACAATGCACTGAAACTCTACTCTCAAGACAAGATCGGTATGGTGGATTTTGCCTTGGAATCTGGAG GTGGCAGCATTCTGAGTACTCGCTGTTCTGAAACTTATGAGACCAAAACAGCATTAATTAGCCTCTTCGGAATTCCTCTGTGGTACTTCTCTCAGTCTCCCAGAGTGGTGATTCAG CCGGACATGTATCCAGGAAACTGCTGGGCTTTCAAAGGATCACAGGGATATCTTGTAGTTAGACTTTCCATGAAGATCTATCCAACCGCCTTTACAGTGGAACATATACCAAAAACACTCTCACCAACAGGAAATATCACCAGTGCTCCTAGGAACTTCTCAGTATAT GGTCTAGATGATGAATATCAAGAAGAAGGCAAGCTTCTAGGACAGTATATCTATGATCAAGGAGGAGAACCACTGCAGATGTTTCCATTGATG gaGAAAAGTGAAAACGCATTCCAAATAGTGGAACTGAGAATTTTTTCTAACTGGGGACATGCAGAATATACATGCCTTTATCGGTTCAGAGTGCACGGGAAACCTGCCGAATAA
- the SUN1 gene encoding SUN domain-containing protein 1 isoform X8, with the protein MCFCLRLCKLEGLLWRILELGFSAKQSWCSSYSSSALDFETENKIDPVFDSPRMSRRSLRLAAAGFNKSDDARNDRDSSYAGNTSFREQSSKLMKQCKSMNKQSGSVRHVPRKNLSSSSIFSQSSFNSHASDASMVSTVLDESLIREQTEVDHFWGLDDEGDPKGSGTTVMQVNGDIATAETQTTMINGYTCSDCSMLSERKEVLTAYSPSHVPSSRIYSRDRSQKHTSRGTYFYTSKILRLVKHATASFASLLVQLFQMVLLKLGYEFKAHSDYCGSMNVKEFYREDSHLGENEESIWRGASGMFRLLRTGWYQLVTLMSLLKVFLLRRCLPKIYKLLLFLIPLLFLLGIWFWGFDGFISLLPSLNLTRIDRIQRTDNSIRVPEPQADSFHSVQPPKDTINIFDSGRINELEKQMAFVSDRCHHHDEAYSKVMLLLRNLQDQVAQMSDKSEIVKLIKNVMGQHLKDMKLEEKPDFLTLHQEHELRILTLENVLAKLSAESKDIQKEFDIAKAKTIRDDDEHNQLLSKVKKLELELSQMKSELLTEESVKTSCEKIDVIHEKVDAQVKESVKLMLFGDQQEDFPESLLQWLTSNFVSKSDLQTLLQDLELQILKNITLHMSVTNQKLTSEVVTNAVANAGISGITEAQAQIIVNNALKLYSQDKIGMVDFALESGGGSILSTRCSETYETKTALISLFGIPLWYFSQSPRVVIQPDMYPGNCWAFKGSQGYLVVRLSMKIYPTAFTVEHIPKTLSPTGNITSAPRNFSVYGLDDEYQEEGKLLGQYIYDQGGEPLQMFPLMEKSENAFQIVELRIFSNWGHAEYTCLYRFRVHGKPAE; encoded by the exons ATGTGCTTCTGTCTTCGTCTTTGTAAGCTAGAAGGCCTGTTGTGGAGGATCCTGGAACTTGGATTCTCAGCAAAACAAAGTTGGTG TTCGAGTTATTCTTCGTCTGCTTTGGATTTtgagactgaaaataaaatagatcCAGTATTTGATTCACCAAGAATGTCACGGCGTAGTTTACGGTTAGCTGCTGCAGGATTTAATAAATCAGATGATGCACGAAATGATCGTGACAGCTCTTATGCTGGAAACACGTCCTTCAGAGAACAGTCTTCTAA GTTGATGAAGCAATGTAAAAGTATGAATAAACAATCTGGCAGTGTGAGACACGTGCCAAGGAAAAATCTATCCAGCTCTTCCATTTTTAGCCAAAGCAGTTTCAATAGCCATGCCAGTGATGCATCAATGGTATCCACTGTATTAGATGAATCTTTGATTCGGGAGCAGACAGAAGTTGATCATTTCTGGG gtctTGATGATGAAGGCGACCCTAAAG GTAGTGGTACTACAGTGATGCAGGTAAATGGTGACATAGCAACAGCAGAAACACAGACCACGATGATCAATGGCTACACTTGCAGTGACTGCAGCATGCTTTCTGAACGGAAGGAGGTTCTTACAGCATACTCACCTTCTCATGTGCCATCTTCTAGAATTTACTCTAGGGATAGGAGCCAGAAACATACATCTA GAGGAACCTATTTCTACACGAGTAAGATTCTGCGATTGGTCAAACATGCTACAGCATCTTTTGCATCACTATTAGTGCAACTATTTCAAATGGTTTTGCTGAAGCTGGGTTATGAATTTAAAG CTCACTCAGACTACTGTGGAAGCATGAACGTAAAGGAGTTTTACAGAGAAGATAGCCATCTTGGTGAAAATGAGGAGTCAATAT GGAGAGGAGCTTCGGGCATGTTCAGGTTGCTTAGAACTGGGTGGTATCAACTTGTTACTCTGATGTCTTTGCTCAAGGTGTTTCTTTTAAGAAG ATGCCTTCCAAAGATCTACAAGTTGTTGCTGTTTCTTATCCCACTCCTGTTTCTACTAG GTATATGGTTCTGGGGGTTTGATGGCTTCATTTCATTATTACCTTCGTTGAACTTAACAAGAATTGATAGGATACAGAGAACAGATAACTCTATTCGTGTTCCTGAACCACAGGCTGATTCTTTTCACTCTGTGCAACCCCCAAAG GATACCATAAATATCTTTGATTCTGGTCGTATAAATGAGCTGGAAAAGCAAATGGCCTTCGTGTCTGACAGATGCCATCACCATGATGAAGCATATAGCAAAGTGATGCTGCTACTCCGTAATCTTcaagatcaggttgcccagatgAGTGACAAAAGTGAAATAGTGAAGCTAATAAAAAATGTGATGGGTCAACACCTTAAAGATATGAAACTGGAGGAAAAG CCTGACTTCCTGACTTTACATCAGGAACATGAGTTGCGCATCCTGACACTGGAAAACGTCCTTGCGAAGCTCTCTGCTGAATCGAAG GACATCCAGAAGGAGTTTGACATAGCTAAAGCAAAAACAATAAG AGATGATGATGAACATAATCAACTTTTGTCCAAAGTTAAAAAGCTAGAACTAGAGTTGTCTCAGATGAAATCGGAGCTGTTAACTGAGGAAAGCGTGAAGACAAGTTGCGAGAAAATAGATGTCATTCATGAAAAA GTGGATGCCCAAGTCAAAGAATCTGTCAAGCTCATGCTTTTTGGTGATCAACAAGAAGACTTTCCTGAATCGCTTCTCCAATGGCTTACATCCAATTTTGTGAGCAAAAGTGATCTGCAGACTCTGCTGCAGGATCTAGAGTTGCAGATCCTCAAGAATATTACTCTCCATATGTCTGTTACAAACCAAAAACTAACATCTGAAGTAGTGACAAATGCTGTGGCTAATGCAGGGATTTCTGGAATCACAGAAGCG CAAGCACAGATTATTGTAAACAATGCACTGAAACTCTACTCTCAAGACAAGATCGGTATGGTGGATTTTGCCTTGGAATCTGGAG GTGGCAGCATTCTGAGTACTCGCTGTTCTGAAACTTATGAGACCAAAACAGCATTAATTAGCCTCTTCGGAATTCCTCTGTGGTACTTCTCTCAGTCTCCCAGAGTGGTGATTCAG CCGGACATGTATCCAGGAAACTGCTGGGCTTTCAAAGGATCACAGGGATATCTTGTAGTTAGACTTTCCATGAAGATCTATCCAACCGCCTTTACAGTGGAACATATACCAAAAACACTCTCACCAACAGGAAATATCACCAGTGCTCCTAGGAACTTCTCAGTATAT GGTCTAGATGATGAATATCAAGAAGAAGGCAAGCTTCTAGGACAGTATATCTATGATCAAGGAGGAGAACCACTGCAGATGTTTCCATTGATG gaGAAAAGTGAAAACGCATTCCAAATAGTGGAACTGAGAATTTTTTCTAACTGGGGACATGCAGAATATACATGCCTTTATCGGTTCAGAGTGCACGGGAAACCTGCCGAATAA